Genomic window (Leptospira bouyouniensis):
GTGGTGGTTTTAGATGCGGATCTTTCCGGTTCCACTAAAACTGCTGACTTCAAAAAAAAATATCCTGAAAGATTTTTTAACGTAGGTGTCGCTGAACAAAACTTAGTTGGTCATGCAGCGGGACTTGCCCTTTCTGGATTTGTTCCGTTTGCATCGAGTTTTGCCATGTTTTTGTCTGGTCGAGCATGGGAAGTTGTCCGAAATAGTGTCGTATACCCAAAGTTAAACGTAAAACTCGTGGCTTCTCATGGTGGAATCACTGTGGGAGAAGATGGTGCATCTCATCAATGTATCGAGGACTTTGCGATTATGCGTGTCATTCCTGAAATGACTGTCATTTGCCCGTCTGACTTTAATGAAACCAAACAAGTGATCCATGCCATTGCCGATTACAAAGGTCCAGTCTATGTGCGTGTTGGTCGACCTGCCATTCCTGTCATTGAAAGAGAAAACTACAAATTCCAAATCGGAAAAGCAGAAGTAATGTCAGAAGGAAAAGACGTTTGTATCATTGCAAACGGTGTGATGGTCAATGAAGCCATGTCAGCAGTGACTCTTTTAAAAGAAAAAGGAATTAGTG
Coding sequences:
- a CDS encoding transketolase family protein, translating into MGAPSQSTADKKATRDAYGEALVELGASRQDVVVLDADLSGSTKTADFKKKYPERFFNVGVAEQNLVGHAAGLALSGFVPFASSFAMFLSGRAWEVVRNSVVYPKLNVKLVASHGGITVGEDGASHQCIEDFAIMRVIPEMTVICPSDFNETKQVIHAIADYKGPVYVRVGRPAIPVIERENYKFQIGKAEVMSEGKDVCIIANGVMVNEAMSAVTLLKEKGISATLLNMATIKPLDKEMIVAKAKECGAVVTCEEHNVIGGLGSAVSELLSEEFPVPVIKVGMKDSFGKSGTWSGLLDYFGLRAKDVVSHAELAISKKKK